A single genomic interval of Bradyrhizobium sp. AZCC 1693 harbors:
- a CDS encoding xanthine dehydrogenase family protein molybdopterin-binding subunit yields MARLGKIARRTFLIGSAAIAGGVAFGYYNLRKEPLNPLLKGLQPGEAAITPYVRVDAKGVTLITPRADKGQGAYSIQAHLIAEELDVDPHKVRIDPGPPSPAYFNSRIMDDSLPFSTIDDGFLARGARGGGEVLSRLLGMQITGGSSTVPDGFHKLRMAGAVARETLKEAAARRSGVSRSLLKTQDGMVILPDGKSVTYAELAVEAAQLEPITDVTLRPEQEWRYIGKSMRRIDIVAKSTGTQRYGIDVRLDRMLYATVRANPGMGGTIKRYDASTAEKMRGVKKIVPVKDGVGVIADNTWRALQAAAAIKIEWNDPPYPANSARMWKVLENSFSKDLQDSRLRNDGDVEKALAGASKPIEAEYRTPYLAHAPLEPMNAVVLYTKERLDIWTGTQIPLFLQMHAAKLAQLPEDKVHVHAQPIGGSFGARLDDTYALQAIELAIAMEGVPVKMTWSREENMAHDYPRPIQLSRAKGTVRDGNVESMSIDIAGQSMGASWFNRLQAPVPPGPDTTSVNGVWDQPFAIPNYRVTGYRAKEMVPVSPWRSVGASGNGFHHASFLDELIHAADADPMSELIRLCNHDASKAVLEALRDISGWKGRRIDDRRARGVALTLSFGVPMAEVVEVSDTPQGIRIDRVYAVCNVGRVLDPINFEAQIQGGIIWGLGHAMNCELTYDNFTPVQTNYHEFEGMRFHQAPEIIVKGLQLGSEVRGIGEPPVPPAAPALANAIFALTGKRVRELPLNKSVKFA; encoded by the coding sequence GTGGCTCGGCTTGGAAAAATTGCACGACGCACGTTTCTGATCGGATCCGCTGCGATCGCCGGCGGCGTCGCGTTCGGCTATTACAACTTGCGCAAGGAACCGCTCAATCCGTTGCTCAAAGGCCTGCAGCCGGGTGAAGCCGCGATCACGCCCTACGTCCGGGTTGACGCGAAGGGCGTTACGCTTATTACTCCGCGAGCCGACAAAGGCCAGGGCGCCTATTCCATCCAGGCTCATCTGATTGCCGAAGAGCTCGATGTGGATCCGCATAAGGTTCGCATCGACCCTGGTCCGCCCAGTCCGGCATACTTCAACAGCCGGATCATGGACGACAGCCTGCCCTTTTCGACAATCGATGATGGTTTCCTGGCACGGGGTGCGCGTGGTGGTGGCGAAGTATTAAGCCGCCTGCTAGGCATGCAGATAACAGGCGGATCCTCCACCGTACCCGACGGTTTTCATAAACTCCGCATGGCGGGGGCCGTTGCGCGCGAGACTTTGAAGGAGGCGGCCGCCAGGAGATCGGGAGTGTCCCGATCGCTACTGAAAACTCAAGACGGCATGGTCATCCTGCCCGATGGCAAGTCCGTTACTTACGCGGAACTAGCCGTCGAGGCAGCGCAGCTCGAGCCCATTACCGATGTCACGCTCCGACCGGAACAGGAGTGGCGTTACATCGGCAAGAGCATGCGAAGGATCGATATCGTCGCGAAGTCTACCGGTACACAGCGGTATGGCATTGATGTTCGTTTGGACCGGATGCTGTACGCCACCGTGCGTGCCAATCCCGGCATGGGAGGCACGATCAAACGATATGATGCCTCTACCGCGGAAAAGATGAGGGGCGTAAAGAAGATCGTCCCGGTCAAAGACGGTGTGGGCGTCATCGCCGATAACACGTGGAGAGCCCTTCAGGCCGCGGCCGCGATCAAGATCGAATGGAACGATCCTCCCTATCCGGCCAACTCGGCCAGAATGTGGAAGGTATTGGAGAATTCGTTCTCCAAAGACCTGCAGGACAGCCGACTTCGCAACGACGGAGACGTCGAGAAGGCATTGGCCGGCGCATCCAAACCGATTGAGGCGGAGTATCGAACGCCATATCTGGCTCACGCACCGCTCGAGCCCATGAATGCGGTTGTACTCTATACGAAGGAACGGCTCGACATCTGGACGGGAACGCAGATCCCGCTATTCCTCCAGATGCATGCTGCGAAGCTGGCCCAACTGCCGGAAGACAAGGTTCATGTGCACGCTCAGCCAATCGGCGGCAGCTTCGGAGCGCGACTCGACGACACCTATGCGTTGCAGGCCATCGAGCTTGCGATTGCGATGGAAGGCGTTCCGGTCAAAATGACGTGGAGCCGAGAAGAGAACATGGCGCACGACTATCCGCGCCCGATCCAGCTCTCGCGCGCAAAGGGAACGGTTCGCGATGGCAACGTCGAGAGCATGAGCATCGATATCGCCGGCCAATCAATGGGCGCCTCCTGGTTTAACCGTCTGCAGGCGCCCGTTCCTCCGGGTCCCGATACTACAAGTGTCAATGGTGTTTGGGACCAACCCTTCGCAATACCGAACTACCGGGTGACGGGTTACCGCGCGAAGGAAATGGTGCCCGTCAGCCCCTGGCGATCGGTTGGAGCCTCCGGCAATGGCTTCCATCATGCGTCCTTCTTGGACGAATTGATCCATGCCGCCGACGCGGATCCGATGTCGGAACTCATTCGCCTCTGCAATCATGACGCCTCGAAGGCTGTCCTGGAAGCTCTGCGGGATATCTCCGGCTGGAAGGGACGCCGCATAGACGATAGGCGAGCTCGCGGGGTTGCCCTGACATTATCATTTGGTGTGCCGATGGCAGAAGTCGTTGAAGTGAGCGATACGCCGCAAGGCATCAGGATCGACAGAGTATATGCCGTTTGCAACGTAGGGCGCGTTCTCGACCCAATCAATTTCGAGGCGCAAATCCAGGGAGGCATTATCTGGGGCTTGGGCCACGCGATGAATTGTGAGCTGACCTACGACAACTTCACGCCGGTCCAGACCAATTATCACGAGTTCGAGGGAATGAGATTCCATCAGGCACCGGAAATCATCGTCAAGGGATTGCAGCTTGGCAGCGAGGTGCGGGGAATTGGCGAACCCCCCGTTCCGCCTGCGGCACCGGCGCTCGCGAACGCCATCTTTGCTCTCACCGGAAAGCGTGTGCGCGAACTGCCCCTAAACAAGAGCGTCAAATTCGCGTGA
- a CDS encoding TetR/AcrR family transcriptional regulator, protein MNRSVRTGTDPDKARARILEVAEEHFRRIGYHKTSVADIAYELGMSPANVYRFFPSRDAINESICGRVANEVADIAFAIARTNAPAMEKLDALLTALHRHIRMTLLKEKHMHDLIVAAMQENWAIIRAHNERMVTIFEAIICEGTEAGEFEVEDAAEAARAVKRAFMSFFHPILIEHSVRHGEDTEADLRSQIRFIRKALSRSREADALPHSQNDIP, encoded by the coding sequence ATGAATCGTTCGGTCCGAACGGGAACCGATCCCGACAAGGCGCGCGCGCGCATCCTGGAGGTGGCGGAGGAGCACTTTCGCCGTATCGGTTACCATAAGACTTCGGTAGCTGACATTGCCTACGAACTCGGAATGAGCCCGGCGAATGTCTACCGTTTCTTTCCCTCCAGGGACGCGATCAACGAGTCCATCTGCGGGCGGGTCGCCAACGAGGTTGCCGACATCGCCTTTGCGATCGCACGCACGAACGCGCCGGCCATGGAGAAACTCGACGCGCTTCTGACCGCCCTTCACCGCCACATCAGGATGACGCTGCTCAAGGAAAAGCACATGCACGACCTGATTGTCGCCGCCATGCAGGAGAACTGGGCGATCATCAGGGCCCACAACGAGCGGATGGTGACGATCTTCGAGGCGATCATATGCGAGGGCACCGAAGCAGGCGAGTTTGAAGTCGAAGATGCCGCTGAAGCCGCGCGAGCGGTCAAGCGCGCGTTCATGTCGTTCTTCCATCCGATTCTGATCGAGCACAGCGTTCGACACGGCGAAGATACCGAAGCAGACCTGCGCAGCCAGATACGCTTCATCCGGAAGGCTCTCAGCAGGTCTCGGGAGGCGGATGCTCTGCCACATTCGCAAAACGACATCCCATGA